The Corallococcus soli DNA window CTGGAGCCTGGAGGCCGCGCAGACGCCCGCGCCGACCCCCTCCCACAACAGCCGGGGAGGCCGGAAGGGGACGCCATGAACACGCTCACCGTCTTCCGCCTGGGCCGGGTGGAGTACGAGGACGGGCTGAAGCTGATGCACCTGTTCGGCGAGGCCCGCATGCAGGGGCTCGTCGGGGACACGCTGCTGCTGCTGGAGCACCCGCCCGTCCTCACGCTGGGCCGGGCCGCGAAGCGCGAGAACATCACCGCCACCGACGCGCGTCTCCTGGAGGAGGGCGTGGAGGTCTTCGACACCAACCGGGGCGGCGACGTCACCTACCACGGGCCGGGACAGGTGGTGGGCTACCCCATCCTCCTGCTGCCGCCGGAGCGCCAGGACGTGCGCCGCTACGTGCGCGACGTGGAGCGCGGCCTCATCCAGACGCTCGCGGGCTTCGGCCTCACCGCGGCGCCCATTCCCAGGTGGCCCGGCGTGTGGATGGGGCAGGAGGGGTCGCCGGACGCGCGGAAGATTGGCGCCATTGGCGTGCACCTGTCGCGCTGGCTCACCACGCACGGCTTCGCGCTCAACGTGAACACCCGGCTGGAGCACTTCCAGCTCATCGTCCCGTGCGGCATCCGCGAGGCGGGCGTCACGTCCATGCAGCGCGAGCTGGGCCACGCCGTGTCGGTGCCGGACGTGGAGGAGGCGCTCGCCCGCGAGTTCAGCCAGATCTTCGACGCCCGGCGCGTGGACGGCGCGGTGTCCCTGCGCACGGTGAGCGTCGCGGTGGTGAAGGGGCAGGGCCCGGAGGCGCGCGTGCTGCTGCTCAAGCGGACGCCGGAGCGCGGCGGCTTCTGGCAGACCGTGACGGGCCGCCTGGAGCCGGGCGAGTCCCCCGCCGAGGCCGCGCGCCGCGAGGTGGCGGAGGAGACGGGCCTCACCGTGGAGCCCGTGGACCTGAGTTACCGCCACGCGTTCGCGCTGGGGGACGCGCTGCCGCCGAAGCTGGTGGAGGAGAGCGGCTTCGCGGTGCACGTCGCGTCGGACGCCCCGGTGCGTCTGGGTCCGGAGCACGAAGCGTTCGAGTGGGTGGACGTGCCCACCGCCTTGCAGCGGCTGCCCTTCCGGGGCCTGCGCGAGACGGTGGCGCGGGCCCTGGAAGCGCGGCGCCCGACTACAGCTTGAGCACCATCGCCTCCTTCGCGGCGATGGCCTCCGGGCGCTGCTTGCGCACCTGACGCACCAGCTTGTCCATGGCCGCGTCATCGCGACCTGGATCATGGTGGAAGAGCACCAGTTGCTTCACGTCGCTGGCGTTGGCCGCGCGCACGGCGGCCTCCCAGGTGGAGTGGCCCCAGCCCGTGCGGCCCCGGTACTCGTCCTCCGTGTACATGGAGTCGTAGATGAGCGCGTCCGCGCCGCGCGCGAAGTCGAACAGGCCCTCATCCAGCGCGGTGCCGTGCTCCACGTCCGTGGCGTACACCAGCGAGCGCCCGCCGAAGTCCACGCGGTAGCCCACGTTGCCGCCAGGGTGGTTCAGTTCCAGCGTGCGCACCGTCGCCTCGCCCACCGGGATGTCCTTGCCCACGATGACGTCCCGGTACTCCAGGCGCGTGCGGAACACGTCCTCCGCCGTCACCGGGAAGTAGGGGTGCACCATCTGCCCGGCCAGTATCTGCTTCAGCGACTTCCCATCACGCGGCGACCCGTGGAGCGT harbors:
- the lipB gene encoding lipoyl(octanoyl) transferase LipB, yielding MNTLTVFRLGRVEYEDGLKLMHLFGEARMQGLVGDTLLLLEHPPVLTLGRAAKRENITATDARLLEEGVEVFDTNRGGDVTYHGPGQVVGYPILLLPPERQDVRRYVRDVERGLIQTLAGFGLTAAPIPRWPGVWMGQEGSPDARKIGAIGVHLSRWLTTHGFALNVNTRLEHFQLIVPCGIREAGVTSMQRELGHAVSVPDVEEALAREFSQIFDARRVDGAVSLRTVSVAVVKGQGPEARVLLLKRTPERGGFWQTVTGRLEPGESPAEAARREVAEETGLTVEPVDLSYRHAFALGDALPPKLVEESGFAVHVASDAPVRLGPEHEAFEWVDVPTALQRLPFRGLRETVARALEARRPTTA
- a CDS encoding MBL fold metallo-hydrolase, translated to MRGSIPAPGPQTKRYGGNTPCVEVRCGDELLIFDLGSGARGLGDALAATRKPIKAHIFISHYHYDHLQGLPFFAPMFSPANDVTLHGSPRDGKSLKQILAGQMVHPYFPVTAEDVFRTRLEYRDVIVGKDIPVGEATVRTLELNHPGGNVGYRVDFGGRSLVYATDVEHGTALDEGLFDFARGADALIYDSMYTEDEYRGRTGWGHSTWEAAVRAANASDVKQLVLFHHDPGRDDAAMDKLVRQVRKQRPEAIAAKEAMVLKL